One genomic segment of Borrelia coriaceae includes these proteins:
- the gatA gene encoding Asp-tRNA(Asn)/Glu-tRNA(Gln) amidotransferase subunit GatA yields the protein MDFKDLSLIKIRELILTRRCKIYDIVLFYKERYEANKDINGYIEFFDDALELAKKYDELLNRGEGQDLPLIGMPIAVKDNISIKNRGLTCSSEILQGYVSPYDATVIERLKDHGAIMIGRTNMDEFAMGSSCEFSYYGVTLNPLNKEYVVGGSSGGSGAVVAASQAPFALGSDTGGSVRLPASFSGLIGFKPSYGGLSRYGLAAYASSLDQIGFFANSIDDVALILKYTCGIDKMDATSIDLIQEPYPLSSKSLSGAKLAVIKEFSEDLMEPEVACEFSKFKSELLKRGVEIHEVSIETINFVLSLYYSVSPVEAASNLARYTCIHYGKRLNDELSLNDFYYKHRSLFLREEVKRRIVLGNYLLSEGYDLQYYAKACKIIENVLIPKFNEILNDYSYIITPTSLVKPFKIGENFDNPIKMYYSDLCTVFANLIGVPALSIPFIQTDKGLPIGMQIVGRFKRDFELLNFAKNIIEELGLNGI from the coding sequence TTGGATTTCAAGGATTTAAGTTTAATAAAAATTAGAGAATTAATATTAACTCGTAGGTGTAAAATTTATGATATTGTTCTCTTTTATAAAGAGCGTTATGAAGCAAATAAGGATATTAATGGATATATTGAGTTTTTTGATGATGCATTAGAATTGGCAAAAAAATATGATGAGCTTTTAAATAGAGGCGAGGGCCAAGACTTGCCTTTGATTGGTATGCCCATTGCTGTTAAGGATAATATTTCAATTAAAAATAGGGGCTTAACTTGTTCATCTGAAATATTGCAAGGGTATGTTTCTCCTTATGATGCAACTGTTATTGAGAGATTAAAAGATCATGGTGCGATTATGATTGGTAGAACTAATATGGATGAATTTGCAATGGGATCTTCTTGTGAATTTTCTTATTATGGTGTTACGCTTAATCCTTTAAATAAAGAATATGTTGTGGGTGGTAGTTCAGGTGGTTCTGGAGCCGTTGTTGCTGCTAGCCAAGCTCCTTTTGCACTTGGTAGCGATACCGGGGGTTCTGTTAGACTTCCTGCTTCTTTTTCTGGTTTAATTGGTTTTAAGCCTTCTTATGGGGGTTTATCTCGTTATGGGCTTGCAGCATATGCATCATCTCTTGATCAAATAGGGTTTTTTGCTAATTCTATTGATGATGTGGCTTTAATATTAAAATATACTTGTGGAATTGATAAGATGGATGCTACTAGCATAGATCTTATTCAAGAGCCTTATCCATTGTCAAGTAAGTCTTTATCAGGTGCCAAATTAGCTGTGATTAAAGAATTTAGTGAAGATTTGATGGAGCCAGAGGTTGCTTGTGAGTTTTCTAAATTTAAATCTGAACTTTTAAAAAGGGGCGTTGAAATACATGAGGTTTCAATAGAGACAATTAACTTTGTGCTTTCTCTTTACTATTCAGTATCTCCAGTTGAGGCTGCGTCTAATCTTGCTCGTTATACTTGTATTCATTATGGCAAAAGATTAAACGATGAGTTAAGCCTTAATGATTTTTACTATAAACATAGGAGTTTATTTTTAAGAGAAGAAGTGAAAAGGCGTATTGTTCTTGGTAATTATTTGTTATCAGAGGGTTATGATTTGCAATATTATGCAAAGGCCTGTAAGATTATTGAAAATGTATTGATTCCCAAATTCAATGAAATTTTGAATGATTATTCATATATTATTACGCCTACAAGCCTTGTGAAGCCTTTTAAAATTGGTGAGAATTTTGATAATCCTATAAAAATGTATTATTCTGATTTGTGTACTGTATTTGCCAATCTTATTGGAGTGCCTGCACTTTCTATTCCCTTTATTCAAACTGATAAGGGATTACCTATTGGTATGCAAATAGTTGGCCGATTTAAGAGAGATTTTGAGCTTTTAAATTTTGCAAAAAATATAATAGAGGAATTGGGATTAAATGGAATATAA
- the rpsI gene encoding 30S ribosomal protein S9: MAKSDVKGINLGIGMGRRKSSVARVYIREGKGNIKINSKDLDSYMQLEKLKTIALAPLVLTNTLGRYDLCINIYGGGISGQAGAIRHGIARALFDLDKEYKMILKSNGFLTRDSRKVERKKFGRKKARKSFQFSKR, translated from the coding sequence ATGGCAAAGTCAGACGTTAAAGGTATTAATTTAGGAATAGGTATGGGAAGGAGAAAGTCTTCTGTTGCTAGGGTTTATATTAGGGAAGGTAAGGGTAATATTAAGATCAATAGTAAGGACTTAGATTCTTATATGCAACTTGAAAAGTTAAAGACAATTGCTCTCGCTCCATTGGTTTTAACAAATACTCTTGGAAGGTATGACCTTTGCATTAATATTTATGGAGGTGGTATTTCAGGTCAGGCTGGTGCTATTAGGCATGGTATTGCAAGAGCTCTTTTTGATCTTGATAAAGAGTATAAAATGATTCTTAAATCCAATGGGTTTTTAACAAGAGATTCTAGAAAAGTTGAACGTAAGAAGTTTGGTAGAAAGAAAGCTAGAAAAAGTTTTCAATTTTCAAAAAGATAA
- the gatB gene encoding Asp-tRNA(Asn)/Glu-tRNA(Gln) amidotransferase subunit GatB → MEYKLIVGLEVHVQLGLKTKAFCGCKNDFGGIPNSRTCPSCLGLPGALPSVNRELINSAILAGHATNSKIRNVIKFDRKHYAYPDLPKGYQISQNDTPICEDGFIFIETISGLKKINIVRIHMEEDSGKSLHLLENENRSYIDFNRSGAPLLEIVSKPDINSGEEAVAYLSSLREILRYLDLSDCNMENGSFRCDVNINLLINENNVEYKTPISEIKNLNSFKSVKLAIAYEEFRQKEEWILHRRTFDGVGKHTMGFDDKKGITILQRSKETIADYRYIKDPDLPLIKLDDAYIESIKSNRMMELPFEARIRLKEQYGLSDFDVMTLTADKNLVKYFEEAVMTSSDPKRVANWILSEVLSILNDKEISILDFNLPPSCISELVEFIVSDKVSGKIAKEIFLEMLERNVPPSIIINEKNLEQISDSAFIESVVLEVLNANPKSIELYKKGKSHAIKFMMGQIMQKTSGRVNPVLANEILMSKLRDV, encoded by the coding sequence ATGGAATATAAATTGATTGTTGGTTTAGAAGTGCATGTACAATTAGGATTAAAGACTAAAGCTTTTTGCGGGTGTAAGAATGATTTTGGTGGAATTCCAAATTCTCGGACTTGTCCGTCATGTCTTGGACTTCCTGGTGCATTGCCTAGTGTGAATAGAGAACTTATTAATAGTGCAATTTTAGCTGGACATGCTACTAATTCTAAAATTAGAAATGTTATTAAGTTTGACAGAAAGCATTATGCTTATCCTGATTTACCTAAGGGATATCAAATATCGCAAAATGATACACCAATTTGTGAGGATGGATTTATCTTTATTGAAACTATTTCAGGTTTAAAAAAAATTAATATTGTTAGGATACATATGGAAGAAGATTCTGGTAAAAGCTTGCATTTGCTTGAAAATGAAAATAGAAGTTATATTGATTTTAACCGTTCTGGTGCACCGTTGCTAGAAATTGTTTCAAAACCAGATATTAATAGTGGGGAGGAAGCTGTAGCTTATTTGAGCTCTTTAAGAGAAATTTTGAGGTATCTTGATTTGTCTGATTGTAACATGGAAAATGGATCATTTCGTTGTGATGTCAATATTAATTTACTTATTAATGAGAATAATGTCGAGTATAAAACCCCTATTTCTGAGATAAAGAATTTAAATTCTTTTAAATCAGTAAAGTTGGCAATTGCTTATGAGGAGTTTAGGCAAAAAGAGGAATGGATTTTACATAGGAGGACTTTTGATGGTGTGGGTAAGCATACAATGGGTTTTGATGATAAAAAGGGTATTACAATACTTCAAAGGAGCAAAGAGACGATAGCCGATTATCGTTATATAAAGGATCCCGATTTACCTTTGATTAAACTTGATGATGCTTATATTGAAAGTATAAAGTCTAATAGAATGATGGAATTGCCTTTTGAAGCAAGGATTAGATTAAAAGAGCAATATGGTCTTAGTGATTTTGATGTTATGACTTTAACTGCTGATAAAAATTTGGTTAAGTATTTTGAAGAGGCAGTAATGACTTCCAGTGATCCTAAGAGAGTGGCAAATTGGATATTATCTGAGGTATTAAGTATACTAAATGATAAAGAGATAAGTATACTTGATTTTAATTTGCCCCCATCATGTATTAGTGAACTTGTGGAATTCATTGTTAGTGACAAGGTAAGTGGTAAGATTGCAAAGGAAATATTTTTAGAAATGCTTGAGAGGAATGTTCCCCCTTCTATCATTATTAATGAAAAAAATTTGGAACAGATAAGTGATAGTGCTTTTATTGAATCAGTTGTGTTGGAAGTTTTAAATGCAAATCCTAAGTCAATTGAGCTTTACAAGAAAGGTAAGAGTCATGCAATTAAGTTTATGATGGGTCAGATTATGCAAAAAACCTCTGGTAGGGTTAATCCTGTTCTTGCAAATGAAATTTTAATGAGCAAGTTAAGGGATGTGTAA
- the rplM gene encoding 50S ribosomal protein L13, whose protein sequence is MKRITNNKTIWVKPKCVEKKWCVIDAKDRVLGRVATEAVKILRGKHNPFYTPHQDLGDNVIIINASKIKLTGKKYFQKIYYRHSRYPGGLHSDTFRTLSARKPTAPLEIAIKGMLPKGPLGRELFRNLKVLADSNHMLKSQNFYKLDAN, encoded by the coding sequence ATGAAGAGGATAACTAATAATAAGACAATATGGGTTAAGCCTAAATGTGTAGAGAAGAAATGGTGTGTGATTGATGCTAAAGATAGGGTTCTTGGTAGAGTTGCTACAGAAGCTGTTAAAATTTTGAGAGGTAAGCATAATCCTTTTTATACACCTCACCAAGATTTAGGTGATAATGTTATAATTATTAATGCTTCAAAGATTAAACTTACTGGTAAAAAATATTTTCAGAAAATTTATTATAGGCATTCAAGGTATCCTGGAGGACTTCATTCTGATACTTTTAGAACATTGTCTGCGAGGAAGCCAACAGCTCCCCTTGAGATAGCTATTAAGGGTATGTTACCAAAAGGGCCTTTGGGGCGTGAGCTTTTTAGAAATCTTAAAGTTCTTGCTGATTCTAATCATATGCTTAAGTCTCAGAATTTTTATAAATTAGACGCAAATTAA
- the gatC gene encoding Asp-tRNA(Asn)/Glu-tRNA(Gln) amidotransferase subunit GatC: protein MRDIHLEDSLKLSLLRLSKSEEVKFAMKFEQIIGMLNKISEFEIKDGIQKKTCTISDLRNDEILPSLTIETIKEFSNVFVDGYFASPKVLE, encoded by the coding sequence TTGAGAGATATTCATTTAGAAGATAGTTTGAAATTAAGTTTATTGAGATTAAGCAAGAGTGAAGAAGTGAAGTTTGCCATGAAATTTGAACAAATTATTGGCATGTTGAATAAAATTTCTGAATTTGAGATAAAAGATGGCATTCAAAAAAAAACATGTACTATTTCTGATTTAAGGAATGATGAAATTTTACCCTCTTTGACAATTGAAACTATTAAAGAATTTAGCAATGTGTTTGTGGATGGTTATTTTGCATCACCTAAAGTGCTTGAATAG